From Solidesulfovibrio fructosivorans JJ], a single genomic window includes:
- the hypD gene encoding hydrogenase formation protein HypD — protein MNSFEAFKDPQLCRALLARLTAEATTPFRFMEVCGTHTVAIFQSGLRSLLPPTITHLTGPGCPVCVTHESEVAAFLDLAGRDDVVLATFGDLMRVPGPKGRNLKTAKADGARVEVVYSPVDALAVAAANPGRTVVFLGVGFETTAPAVAATIKLAREQNLKNFRVLSFHKLVPPALEALLSDPDINVDAFVLPGHVSAIIGATPYAFVAGKYHVPSVIAGFEPLDILTALLDIAGMLKNDAPTIRNGYTRVVSDAGNPVAMAMMDEVFAPADALWRGLGLIPQSGLVLRDEFADFDAMRLPGVELKETPPLPGCRCGEVLKGKMAPNECPLFGKACTPATPVGPCMVSTEGGCAAYFKYRLDL, from the coding sequence TTGAACTCGTTTGAGGCGTTCAAGGACCCCCAGCTGTGCCGGGCGCTGCTCGCGCGCCTGACCGCCGAGGCGACCACCCCCTTTCGGTTCATGGAAGTCTGCGGCACCCATACGGTGGCCATTTTCCAATCCGGGCTGCGCAGCCTGCTGCCGCCGACCATCACCCATCTGACCGGGCCGGGTTGCCCGGTGTGCGTCACCCACGAATCCGAAGTGGCCGCCTTTTTGGATCTGGCCGGCCGCGACGACGTGGTGCTGGCCACTTTCGGCGACCTCATGCGCGTGCCCGGTCCCAAGGGACGCAACCTCAAAACCGCCAAGGCCGACGGGGCGCGGGTGGAGGTCGTCTACTCCCCAGTCGACGCCCTGGCCGTTGCCGCGGCCAACCCCGGCCGCACGGTCGTTTTCCTCGGCGTCGGCTTCGAGACCACGGCCCCGGCCGTGGCCGCCACCATCAAGCTGGCCCGGGAGCAGAATCTCAAAAATTTCCGGGTGCTTTCCTTTCACAAGCTTGTGCCGCCGGCGCTCGAGGCCTTGCTCTCGGACCCGGACATCAACGTGGACGCGTTCGTCCTGCCGGGCCACGTCTCGGCCATCATCGGCGCGACCCCGTATGCCTTTGTGGCCGGGAAATACCACGTGCCCTCGGTCATCGCCGGTTTCGAGCCCCTGGACATCCTGACCGCGCTGCTCGACATCGCGGGCATGCTCAAAAACGACGCCCCCACCATCCGCAACGGTTATACCCGGGTGGTGTCCGATGCCGGCAATCCCGTGGCCATGGCCATGATGGACGAGGTATTCGCCCCGGCCGACGCGCTCTGGCGGGGCTTGGGGCTCATTCCCCAAAGCGGGCTGGTCCTGCGCGACGAATTCGCCGATTTCGACGCCATGCGCCTGCCGGGCGTGGAACTGAAGGAAACGCCGCCGCTTCCCGGCTGCCGTTGCGGCGAGGTGCTCAAGGGCAAGATGGCCCCCAACGAGTGCCCGCTTTTCGGCAAGGCCTGCACTCCGGCCACGCCCGTGGGGCCGTGCATGGTCTCCACGGAAGGGGGCTGCGCCGCCTACTTCAAATACAGGCTCGACCTGTAG
- the clpA gene encoding ATP-dependent Clp protease ATP-binding subunit ClpA: MLSKKLEKVLTNAVKEVKRRNHEYLTLEHLLYAMLLEETGRDILVHCGANVVRLKHQLERFFTDHMEALPQNADSEVVQTISVQRVLQRAIMQMQSSGKQQVEVGDVLAAIFDEEDSYAVYYLKSHNVSRLDVLEYISHGSGREATTEGEGEAAAKSGSALEQYTVDLVAKAQKGEIDPLIGRDQELTRTIHVLLRRRKNNPIFVGDPGVGKTALAEGLALRIVGGDVPESFKDTLIYALDMGALLAGTKYRGDFEARLKGVLAELEQKPGAILFVDEIHTIVGAGATSGGTLDASNILKPVLGSGKLRCIGSTTYEEYKNYFEKDRALSRRFQKIDVGEPTIDEAVEIIKGLRTYYEAHHGVRYTPAGLRAAVELSARHINDRFLPDKAIDVIDEAGAVRKLTGNTKGAIGVAEMEKVVASMAKIPAARVTSSDKVRLENLEGELKDLIFGQDQAVDAIAKAILRSRAGLANDCKPTGSFLLAGPTGVGKTEMAKQLAAVLGINFVRFDMSEYMEKHAVARLIGSPPGYVGFEQGGLLTDAIRKHPYSVLLLDEIEKAHPDMFNILLQVMDYATLTDNNGRKADFGHVVLLMTTNAGAREMSAKSIGFGSGKPEDTSDKGLKAVNKLFSPEFRNRLDGIVTFKSLTPEIMDRIVQKYLRELNAQMAEKRVFVRLTPAAVTKLAEKGFDPDYGARPLARVIQEEIKDALAQEMLFGKLQKGGEALIDAAPKGAPELFSFTFAGRAPKKAAQEPAVVE; encoded by the coding sequence ATGCTCAGCAAGAAACTGGAGAAGGTCTTGACCAACGCCGTCAAGGAGGTCAAGCGGCGCAATCACGAATATCTCACCCTGGAGCACTTGCTCTACGCCATGCTCCTGGAGGAGACCGGCCGGGACATCCTTGTCCACTGCGGTGCCAATGTGGTGCGGCTTAAGCATCAGCTTGAACGTTTTTTCACCGATCACATGGAAGCCCTGCCCCAGAACGCCGATTCCGAGGTGGTGCAGACCATAAGCGTCCAGCGGGTGCTCCAGCGCGCCATCATGCAGATGCAGTCGTCCGGAAAACAGCAGGTGGAAGTGGGCGACGTCCTGGCCGCCATCTTCGACGAGGAAGATTCCTACGCGGTCTACTACCTCAAGTCCCACAACGTGTCCCGACTGGATGTGCTGGAATACATCTCCCACGGCTCGGGCCGCGAGGCGACGACCGAGGGCGAGGGCGAGGCGGCCGCAAAATCCGGCTCGGCCCTGGAGCAGTACACCGTGGACCTGGTGGCCAAGGCCCAAAAGGGCGAGATCGATCCGCTGATCGGCCGCGACCAGGAATTGACCCGCACCATCCACGTGCTGTTGCGCCGCCGCAAGAACAATCCCATTTTCGTCGGCGATCCGGGCGTGGGCAAAACCGCCCTGGCCGAGGGGCTGGCCCTTCGCATCGTGGGGGGCGACGTGCCGGAGTCCTTCAAGGATACGCTCATCTACGCCCTGGACATGGGCGCGCTTCTGGCCGGCACCAAGTACCGGGGCGATTTCGAGGCGCGGCTCAAGGGCGTTTTGGCCGAGCTCGAACAAAAGCCCGGGGCGATCCTCTTCGTGGACGAGATCCATACCATCGTCGGCGCGGGCGCGACCAGCGGCGGCACCCTCGATGCCTCCAACATCCTCAAACCCGTGCTCGGGTCCGGGAAGCTGCGCTGCATCGGCTCCACCACCTACGAGGAGTACAAGAACTACTTCGAAAAGGACCGGGCCCTGTCCCGCCGGTTCCAGAAGATCGACGTGGGCGAGCCGACCATCGACGAGGCCGTGGAGATCATCAAGGGCCTGCGCACCTACTACGAGGCCCACCATGGCGTGCGTTACACCCCGGCCGGGCTTCGGGCGGCGGTGGAGCTTTCCGCCCGCCACATCAACGACCGCTTCCTGCCGGACAAGGCCATCGACGTCATCGACGAGGCCGGGGCCGTGCGCAAGCTCACCGGCAACACCAAGGGCGCCATCGGCGTGGCCGAGATGGAAAAGGTCGTGGCTTCCATGGCCAAGATCCCGGCGGCCCGGGTGACGTCCTCGGACAAGGTGCGCCTGGAGAACCTGGAAGGCGAGCTTAAAGACCTCATCTTCGGCCAGGATCAGGCGGTGGACGCCATTGCCAAGGCCATCCTGCGCTCCCGGGCGGGGCTGGCCAACGACTGCAAGCCGACCGGATCGTTCTTGCTCGCCGGCCCGACCGGCGTGGGCAAGACCGAGATGGCCAAGCAGCTCGCCGCCGTGCTCGGCATCAACTTCGTGCGCTTCGACATGAGCGAATACATGGAGAAGCACGCCGTGGCCCGGCTGATCGGTTCGCCTCCGGGCTATGTCGGCTTCGAGCAAGGCGGATTGCTCACCGATGCCATCCGCAAGCATCCGTATTCGGTGCTGCTCCTCGACGAAATCGAGAAGGCCCACCCGGACATGTTCAACATCCTGCTGCAGGTGATGGACTATGCCACGCTCACCGACAACAACGGCCGCAAGGCCGACTTCGGCCACGTGGTGCTGCTTATGACCACCAATGCCGGGGCCCGGGAGATGTCGGCCAAGAGCATCGGCTTCGGTTCGGGCAAGCCCGAGGACACCTCGGACAAGGGGCTCAAGGCCGTCAACAAGCTTTTCAGCCCCGAATTCCGCAACCGCCTCGACGGCATCGTGACCTTCAAGTCGCTCACGCCCGAGATCATGGACCGCATCGTGCAGAAGTACCTGCGCGAACTGAACGCCCAGATGGCCGAGAAGCGGGTGTTCGTGCGCCTGACCCCGGCGGCGGTGACCAAGCTCGCCGAAAAGGGTTTCGATCCCGATTACGGCGCGCGGCCCCTGGCCCGGGTCATCCAGGAGGAGATCAAGGACGCGCTTGCCCAGGAAATGCTCTTCGGCAAGCTGCAAAAGGGCGGCGAAGCCCTCATCGACGCGGCCCCGAAGGGCGCGCCCGAGCTGTTCAGCTTCACCTTTGCCGGCCGCGCCC
- a CDS encoding HypC/HybG/HupF family hydrogenase formation chaperone, whose product MCLAVPMEITAIHDKVADVEIGGVTRQVRLDLIDAAPAVGDFVIVHAGFAIRRLDREDALETIKLFQEGLDLELV is encoded by the coding sequence ATGTGCCTTGCCGTCCCCATGGAAATCACCGCCATACACGATAAAGTGGCCGATGTGGAAATCGGCGGGGTCACCCGCCAAGTGCGCCTTGACCTCATCGACGCCGCGCCGGCCGTGGGCGACTTCGTCATCGTCCACGCCGGGTTCGCCATCCGCCGTCTCGACCGCGAGGACGCCCTGGAAACCATCAAACTTTTTCAGGAAGGCTTGGATCTTGAACTCGTTTGA
- a CDS encoding HDIG domain-containing metalloprotein, with protein sequence MSEYIHDPGRPKPESPPGGQPFPPDPPRVSFVPTDAQCRELWDAYGMLPNIREHSALVACMATALAEAAVRAGLDVDVATVRAAGLLHDLAKTYTIRHGGNHCQLGGAWVQELTGNPTLAQGVACHVTWNLPIDLRAHFLPLTIIYSDKRVKHNQIVTLEARFDDLLTRYGKTDYIRERIRESFQQASAIETALAQTLDLDLHESTFGCGRLVK encoded by the coding sequence ATGTCCGAATACATTCACGATCCTGGCCGGCCCAAGCCGGAATCCCCCCCCGGGGGCCAGCCCTTCCCGCCCGATCCGCCCCGGGTGTCGTTTGTCCCCACGGACGCGCAGTGCCGTGAACTTTGGGACGCCTACGGCATGTTGCCCAACATCCGGGAGCATAGCGCCCTGGTCGCCTGTATGGCTACCGCCCTGGCGGAGGCGGCGGTGCGGGCCGGGCTCGATGTGGACGTGGCCACGGTGCGGGCGGCCGGTCTGCTGCACGATCTGGCCAAAACCTACACCATCCGCCACGGCGGCAACCACTGCCAGCTCGGCGGGGCCTGGGTGCAGGAACTGACCGGAAATCCGACCCTGGCCCAGGGCGTGGCCTGCCACGTCACCTGGAACCTTCCCATCGACCTGCGGGCGCATTTTCTGCCGCTGACGATCATTTACAGCGACAAACGGGTCAAGCACAACCAGATCGTCACCTTGGAAGCCCGATTCGACGATCTGCTGACCCGCTACGGCAAGACGGATTACATCCGGGAGCGCATCCGGGAATCCTTCCAACAGGCCTCGGCCATCGAAACGGCCCTGGCCCAAACCCTGGATTTGGATCTCCATGAAAGTACTTTTGGTTGCGGGCGGCTGGTCAAGTGA
- the clpS gene encoding ATP-dependent Clp protease adapter ClpS, protein MSHPIEQEQPGLGVEVEEEVREPRRYKVLLHNDDYTTMEFVIQVLVGVFHKNENEATQIMLNVHNNGVGVCGEYTAEVAELKVSLVHRLAKENGYPLKCSMEEV, encoded by the coding sequence ATGAGTCATCCCATTGAACAGGAACAACCGGGTCTCGGCGTGGAAGTCGAAGAGGAAGTCCGCGAGCCGAGAAGGTACAAAGTGCTTTTGCACAATGACGATTACACGACCATGGAATTCGTTATCCAGGTCCTCGTCGGCGTGTTCCATAAAAACGAAAACGAAGCCACACAGATCATGCTGAACGTCCACAACAACGGTGTGGGCGTCTGTGGCGAGTACACGGCCGAAGTGGCCGAGCTCAAGGTGTCTCTCGTGCACCGGCTGGCCAAGGAAAACGGCTACCCGCTCAAATGCAGCATGGAAGAGGTCTGA
- a CDS encoding class IV adenylate cyclase — MSDADEIETKFAVTAFAPMREALAKAGGVRLSRVFEENIVFDTPDRALRHRDVLLRLRRDGEGRVTLKLPSETAVGSGIKVRREIETRVADPAVMESIFCALGYAPALRYEKIRETWQVGETHVCLDRLPFGRYLEIEGPAGTIAAVAEILGLSMADAIPLTYHALYQAHLAACGLPACDSFVFGPDERASVLSDLS, encoded by the coding sequence GTGTCCGATGCCGACGAGATCGAAACCAAGTTTGCCGTGACGGCCTTTGCGCCCATGCGCGAGGCGCTTGCCAAGGCTGGCGGCGTGCGCCTGTCCCGGGTGTTCGAGGAAAATATCGTCTTCGACACCCCGGACAGGGCGCTGCGGCATCGCGACGTGCTCTTGCGCCTGCGCCGCGACGGCGAAGGCCGGGTGACGCTCAAGCTCCCGTCCGAAACGGCCGTCGGCTCCGGGATCAAGGTCCGGCGGGAAATCGAGACCCGGGTGGCCGATCCGGCCGTCATGGAGTCGATCTTTTGCGCCCTGGGCTACGCCCCGGCCCTGCGCTACGAAAAAATCCGGGAAACCTGGCAAGTGGGCGAGACCCACGTTTGCCTCGACCGCTTGCCGTTCGGCCGCTACCTGGAAATCGAAGGCCCGGCCGGGACCATCGCCGCCGTGGCCGAAATCCTCGGGCTCTCCATGGCCGACGCCATCCCACTGACCTACCACGCCCTTTACCAGGCCCATCTGGCCGCCTGCGGCCTGCCGGCCTGTGACAGCTTCGTGTTCGGCCCCGACGAACGCGCCAGCGTTTTGTCCGACCTGTCCTGA